In a single window of the Caproicibacterium sp. BJN0003 genome:
- a CDS encoding sensor histidine kinase, which yields MYDRLIFSIFGLIQFVPCAFLCYRPFIKRIRIPANKLRIFLAVIFSFQFFSSLYAPSIISFEKISIYVFLLIYLIFYLITIEVQYSALLFTFFLVANYEGVVIGISHSLDVFFFPFMRKAFTRYSLSLICICGTIMAITIPLFMNIYKKMESLINQIDEKIWDILWIIPFSFDTILIVFETVYEDKFALACEDVIILLAMGLCSTIVYYIVILMLYKAEEMRNLKEKVRTTDTQLILQKKAYENLSNHIEEIKRLRHDLKHHLSVIEAYVQENDTEALRTYLNQFKNSCLFDVPLNLCENPAVNALLQHYVSLAKAKDIMVSVNLQVPQKISISDVDLCIIFGNCLENALEACQIMTGGEKYICIRSKMQGHAFTLIIENSYNGVVKKRKDVILSSKRVDKEGIGFSSINAVCEKYGGSVFINYDTKKFSTSMVLYSL from the coding sequence ATGTATGATCGACTGATCTTTTCTATTTTTGGATTGATTCAATTTGTCCCTTGTGCATTTCTTTGCTATAGACCATTTATAAAACGAATCAGAATACCCGCTAATAAACTTCGAATTTTTTTGGCTGTAATATTTAGCTTTCAATTCTTTTCCAGCTTATATGCTCCTTCAATTATTTCATTTGAAAAAATTTCAATTTACGTTTTTTTGCTGATTTATCTAATCTTTTATCTTATAACCATAGAAGTGCAATATTCAGCACTTCTATTTACCTTTTTTCTGGTTGCAAATTACGAGGGAGTTGTAATTGGAATTTCACATTCGCTTGACGTTTTTTTCTTTCCTTTTATGCGAAAAGCATTCACCCGCTATAGTCTTTCATTGATATGTATTTGCGGAACAATTATGGCTATAACCATCCCTTTATTTATGAACATCTATAAAAAGATGGAGTCGCTAATTAATCAAATAGATGAAAAAATTTGGGATATACTTTGGATTATTCCATTTTCATTTGATACGATTCTGATTGTATTCGAAACAGTCTATGAAGATAAATTCGCGTTGGCTTGTGAGGATGTAATCATTTTATTGGCCATGGGGCTATGTTCTACCATAGTTTATTACATAGTCATTCTGATGCTTTATAAAGCGGAGGAAATGAGAAACTTGAAGGAAAAAGTTAGAACAACTGACACCCAACTCATCCTTCAAAAAAAGGCTTATGAGAATTTGAGCAATCATATTGAAGAAATTAAAAGGCTTCGCCACGATTTGAAACATCATTTATCCGTGATCGAAGCATATGTGCAGGAGAACGACACAGAAGCTCTAAGGACCTATCTAAACCAATTCAAAAACTCCTGTCTTTTTGATGTTCCGCTGAATCTTTGTGAAAATCCCGCTGTAAATGCACTCTTACAGCACTATGTTTCTCTCGCTAAAGCTAAAGATATAATGGTTTCCGTCAATTTACAGGTACCGCAAAAAATATCCATATCGGATGTAGACTTATGTATTATTTTTGGCAACTGCTTAGAAAACGCTTTAGAGGCCTGCCAAATAATGACTGGCGGTGAAAAATATATTTGTATACGATCGAAAATGCAAGGACATGCATTTACCCTCATTATTGAAAACAGCTATAACGGCGTAGTAAAAAAGAGAAAAGATGTAATTCTATCGAGTAAGCGAGTCGATAAAGAAGGTATTGGATTTTCATCGATAAATGCCGTATGTGAAAAATACGGTGGATCTGTTTTTATTAATTATGACACCAAAAAATTCAGCACATCCATGGTCTTATATTCTTTATAG
- a CDS encoding LytR/AlgR family response regulator transcription factor, which produces MRIAICDDVKEDLNLLKQNIIKYAKIKFINFEIDEFSNGRELLSAYQNKAYPILFLDIYLNDLSGIDIAYKIRKADQNSRIIFTTTSQDFRAEGFDLNATHYLVKPITFKKLEDALNRCAVTFCGSEKYLPVVVNREKINLLFRYILYIEVYGKTCSIHTHNRIYNVYTTLSKIEEKLIPGPFLRCHRCYIVNMNFIDRIIDKNFELTNGEMVPIRKNGIQDVKDKYSKYLLNSLRESEIVYV; this is translated from the coding sequence ATGAGAATTGCAATTTGCGACGATGTAAAAGAAGATCTTAACTTACTAAAACAAAACATAATAAAATATGCCAAGATTAAGTTTATTAATTTTGAAATTGATGAATTTAGTAATGGGCGAGAACTACTCTCCGCTTATCAAAACAAAGCCTATCCGATCCTTTTTTTGGATATTTATTTAAATGATCTTTCAGGAATAGATATCGCATACAAAATCCGAAAAGCAGACCAAAACAGCAGAATCATCTTTACAACTACTAGTCAGGATTTCCGTGCAGAAGGATTTGACTTGAACGCAACTCATTATCTCGTGAAACCAATTACATTTAAGAAACTCGAAGATGCATTAAATCGCTGTGCGGTAACATTTTGCGGAAGTGAAAAATATTTACCTGTAGTAGTGAATCGAGAGAAAATCAATTTGCTCTTTCGGTACATTCTCTATATAGAGGTTTATGGTAAAACATGTTCTATTCACACACATAATAGAATTTATAATGTTTATACAACACTCTCTAAGATCGAAGAAAAGCTGATTCCCGGTCCATTTTTGCGGTGCCATCGCTGCTATATCGTAAATATGAATTTTATTGACAGAATCATAGATAAAAATTTTGAACTGACTAATGGAGAAATGGTTCCTATTCGAAAGAATGGCATACAGGATGTAAAAGATAAATATAGCAAATACCTTCTCAACTCATTAAGGGAGTCAGAAATAGTATATGTATGA
- a CDS encoding 2-methylaconitate cis-trans isomerase PrpF family protein: MEYIKNTPCSILRGGTSKGVFFLEKDIPPAGEMRDQFLLAVMGSPDPRQIDGLGGATSVTSKIAIVAPSLRNDADIDYTFAQVSVDKPIVSYKGNCGNISSAVGPYAIEKGLVSAVSPITSVRIYNTNTQKVIVAEIEVQNGRVKYDGNYTIPGVPGTAAPVKLKFCHPAGTVSTSLLPTGNVKDALMVPGFGTVCVSIVDATNPLVFVKAKDLHMDGGELPFDIDSNPKLLCLLETVRGLAAVKMGLIENYTESAWKTPTIPKMTIVSKSHDYMAINGEKISAQQVDLVSRMMSMQKAHPTYAMTGAMCTAAAAVVPGSVVQEVLRPGTDLGRMRIGNPSGVMEAGVDFTTDCGGIPDIIATFGFRTANFLMNGEVRNPRA; this comes from the coding sequence TTGGAGTACATAAAGAATACACCTTGTTCTATTTTGCGGGGAGGCACCAGCAAAGGCGTCTTTTTCCTTGAAAAGGATATCCCGCCTGCTGGTGAGATGCGGGATCAGTTTTTACTCGCAGTTATGGGCAGCCCCGATCCCAGGCAGATAGATGGCCTAGGCGGTGCGACATCCGTGACCAGCAAAATAGCGATTGTTGCGCCTTCTTTACGTAACGATGCCGACATAGACTACACCTTTGCACAGGTATCGGTTGATAAACCCATTGTAAGCTATAAAGGAAATTGTGGAAATATATCCTCAGCGGTAGGACCCTACGCTATTGAAAAGGGACTAGTATCCGCAGTGTCGCCAATAACTTCGGTGAGAATTTACAATACCAATACCCAAAAGGTCATTGTGGCGGAGATCGAGGTCCAAAACGGCCGTGTAAAATATGATGGTAATTATACCATCCCTGGTGTGCCTGGCACGGCAGCGCCTGTTAAGCTCAAATTCTGCCATCCCGCCGGAACGGTTTCTACGAGCTTGCTTCCGACCGGAAATGTCAAAGATGCACTAATGGTTCCCGGTTTTGGAACCGTATGCGTTTCGATTGTTGATGCAACCAATCCATTGGTGTTTGTCAAAGCGAAAGATCTGCATATGGATGGCGGTGAACTTCCTTTCGATATTGATTCCAATCCAAAACTATTGTGCCTGTTGGAAACGGTTCGTGGATTGGCAGCCGTAAAAATGGGTCTCATCGAAAACTATACGGAATCGGCGTGGAAAACACCGACCATTCCTAAAATGACTATTGTATCAAAGTCTCATGATTATATGGCGATCAATGGAGAGAAAATTTCAGCACAGCAGGTGGACTTGGTTTCTCGTATGATGTCAATGCAAAAAGCACATCCGACCTATGCCATGACAGGCGCTATGTGTACGGCGGCAGCGGCGGTTGTGCCCGGCAGTGTCGTACAGGAAGTTTTACGCCCCGGAACCGATCTTGGACGTATGCGCATTGGAAACCCAAGTGGCGTTATGGAAGCAGGGGTGGATTTTACCACAGACTGCGGCGGGATACCAGATATAATTGCTACTTTTGGTTTTAGAACCGCAAATTTCTTAATGAATGGAGAAGTACGTAATCCCAGAGCATAA